From the Quercus lobata isolate SW786 chromosome 6, ValleyOak3.0 Primary Assembly, whole genome shotgun sequence genome, one window contains:
- the LOC115950461 gene encoding aspartyl protease family protein 1-like gives MSWALSYTSSYSFTFASCTLLVILLLLGLSSQSCNGLGTFGFDIHHRFSDTVKAILGADGLPEKGSVEYYAAMARRDHIIQGRHLAASNNQSPLTFANGNNTLTDPSLSFLYYANVSVGTPSLSFLVALDTGSGLFWLPCDCQKNIAVGCNTYTYLSSGEEINLNIYSPSASSTSEKAPCNISTLCDQNQCLSASSDCAYTYGYVDGSSNSGILVEDVLHLIMDDNQLKAVEAQITFGCAQNLVEVIVNGLLGLGFDDLSVPSILARKGLGSNSFSMCFGPDHEHGRITFGDGGSLDQKETPFTIMQSLPYYMIGLTQITVGSSSSKLELSAIFDSGTSLTILRDPAYTFITESFASQVKERPSSYQSGSINGINLDYCYDSRANQNSNLNFPKISLTLKGGGEYFVIDPILPMVTNQGGYLYCLGIIKGGDSDYNTIGQNFMTGYRLVFNREKMVIGWKASDCGYNPSQSPPTPVDNSNSPPQSPTAPNGNSNSPPESPPAPNRNSNSPPQSPPAPNHNSNSPPTTPSQSLPSSPPLAAGSPGNDYHVPTTPLSMINHSPELKSFTCALMMLLVSFFAIM, from the exons ATGTCTTGGGCTTTGAGTTATACTAGTTCATATTCATTCACTTTTGCATCATGCACACTGCTGGTAATATTGTTACTACTGGGTTTGAGTAGCCAGAGCTGTAACGGGTTGGGGACATTTGGGTTTGACATTCACCACCGGTTCTCGGATACGGTTAAGGCAATTCTTGGCGCTGATGGGCTTCCAGAGAAAGGAAGCGTAGAGTACTATGCTGCCATGGCCCGCCGTGACCACATAATCCAGGGCCGTCACCTTGCCGCCAGTAACAACCAGTCGCCACTCACTTTTGCCAATGGAAACAATACGCTTACCGACCCCAGTTTGTCATT TCTGTATTATGCTAATGTTTCTGTGGGGACACCaagtttatcatttttggtGGCGTTGGACACAGGCAGTGGTTTGTTCTGGTTACCATGCGATTGTCAGAAAAACATAGCTGTCGGTTGCAATACCTACACGTACCTATCATCTGGAGAG GAAATAAACCTTAACATTTATAGTCCTTCTGCATCATcaacaagtgaaaaagctcCTTGCAACATCAGTACCTTGTGCGATCAAAATCAATGTCTTTCAGCTAGTAGTGACTGTGCTTATACGTATGGCTACGTCGATGGTTCATCAAATTCTGGAATCTTAGTAGAGGATGTTTTGCACCTAATTATGGATGACAATCAATTAAAAGCTGTTGAAGCTCAAATTACTTTTGG TTGTGCACAAAATCTGGTTGAAGTTATAGTAAACGGTTTACTTGGGCTTGGATTTGATGACTTATCTGTTCCTAGCATCTTAGCAAGAAAAGGGCTAGGTTCAAATTCTTTTTCTATGTGTTTTGGACCTGATCATGAGCATGGGAGAATAACTTTTGGAGATGGTGGCAGCTTAGACCAAAAAGAAACGCCTTTCACCATTATGCAATCACT TCCATATTATATGATCGGCCTCACTCAAATAACTGTGGGAAGCAGTAGTTCTAAGCTGGAGCTTAGCGCCATCTTTGACTCCGGTACATCGTTAACCATACTAAGAGACCCAGCTTATACATTTATTACTGAGAGT tTCGCTTCCCAAGTCAAAGAAAGGCCATCCAGTTATCAGTCGGGCTCCATTAATGGCATTAACTTAGATTACTGTTATGACTCCAGG GCAAATCAAAACAGTAATTTGAATTTCCCTAAAATCAGTCTGACATTGAAAGGTGGAGGAGAATATTTTGTCATTGATCCAATATTACCAATGGTTACTAATCAG GGCGGATATTTGTATTGCTTGGGTATTATCAAAGGTGGAGATTCTGACTATAATACCATAGGAC AAAACTTCATGACTGGTTACCGCCTAGTTTTCAATCGTGAGAAGATGGTAATAGGTTGGAAGGCATCTGACT GTGGCTACAACCCATCACAATCTCCTCCTACACCTGTTGATAATTCGAACTCTCCGCCACAGTCTCCTACGGCACCCAATGGTAATTCGAACTCTCCACCAGAGTCTCCTCCAGCACCCAATCGTAATTCGAACTCTCCACCACAGTCTCCTCCGGCACCCAATCATAATTCGAACTCTCCACCTACTACTCCATCACagtctcttccttcttctcctccacTAGCAGCAGGGAGTCCTGGAAACGATTATCATGTACCGACAACACCTCTATCCATGATCAATCATTCACCAGAGTTGAAGTCTTTTACTTGCGCCCTCATGATGCttcttgtttctttctttgccattatgtga
- the LOC115950462 gene encoding uncharacterized protein LOC115950462, protein MQFQIPRWRNLSMIKNSLISSTPTATHFASFHSTPTSFQKWENQWKSDIRGGQEPTKKNIRYAIRQKRADAKRALKDLLYKSGSSNFLKEDLQDQIVRSDGRSQIL, encoded by the exons atgcaaTTTCAGATACCCAGATGGCGAAACTTGTCGATGATCAAGAATTCATTGATTTCATCAACTCCAACAGCAACCCATTTTGCTTCGTTTCATTCTACCCCCACTTCGTTCCAGAAGTGGGAGAACCAGTGGAAATCT GATATAAGAGGAGGTCAGGAACCAACTAAG aaAAATATCAGATATGCAATACGTCAAAAGCGTGCTGATGCAAAGAGAGCTTTAAAAGACCTCCTCTACAAAAGTGGGTCCTCAAATTTTTTG AAAGAGGATCTTCAAGATCAAATTGTAAGATCGGATGGAAGATCCCAGATTTTATAG